From one Paenibacillus sp. FSL K6-1330 genomic stretch:
- a CDS encoding iron ABC transporter permease → MQAKLKPVGSPTVGQRLLLRRWDFWTFVTVCVYIFMLVFIIYPLVSLLLNSFIGKDGSITLQNYLDFFQLKYYHQALLNSFLVSALATVLAILIGTPLAYIATRYDIKCKGLMQMMVIMSLLSPPFIGAYSWILLMGNNGFVTRFIRELGIDIPSIYGWHGIVIVFALQFYPHIFLYVSGALKTIDTSLEEASESLGMTAWNRLRTVTLPLIFPTLSAGALMVFMASFADFGTPMLLGQGYKVLPILAYEQFISEMGGNPAMASTLSVVMIFFSTAVLFGQRYFVSRKNYSMTGMRTPTVKKLKRMPKVLLTVLAFIPACISIMPQLTVLVTSFLAKKGPVFHSGFSLDSYKEVFFRVPKAIMNTYSYSVLSIIVMVIAGMLIAYILVRRRSKFTAFIDGIIMIPYIMPGTVLGISLIIAFNKPPIVLTGTWIILVIAYVIRKIPYTIRSSTAVLHQLDRSVEEASISLGVPPMKTFFKTTGRLMAPGVISGAILSWITTINELSSTLVLYYGATATISVTIYSEVFTSNYGTGAALASILTVTTLISLLIANKLSGSKGLSL, encoded by the coding sequence GTGCAGGCGAAGCTTAAGCCCGTCGGGTCTCCGACCGTTGGACAGCGTCTGCTGCTCAGAAGATGGGATTTCTGGACGTTTGTAACCGTATGTGTGTATATCTTCATGCTGGTGTTCATTATTTACCCGCTGGTGTCCCTGCTGTTAAACAGCTTTATCGGCAAGGACGGGAGCATAACCCTGCAGAACTACCTGGATTTCTTTCAGCTCAAGTATTACCATCAGGCTCTGCTGAACAGCTTTCTTGTATCAGCGTTGGCAACCGTGCTGGCGATTCTGATCGGCACCCCGCTAGCCTACATCGCAACAAGATACGACATCAAATGCAAAGGCTTGATGCAGATGATGGTGATTATGTCTCTGCTATCTCCGCCATTTATCGGAGCGTATTCATGGATTTTATTGATGGGCAATAACGGCTTTGTTACGAGGTTCATCCGGGAGTTGGGGATTGATATTCCTTCTATCTACGGCTGGCACGGGATTGTCATCGTATTTGCCCTGCAATTCTACCCTCATATTTTCCTGTATGTATCCGGTGCACTCAAGACGATCGATACTTCGTTGGAAGAAGCATCCGAGAGTCTGGGAATGACAGCATGGAATCGTTTGCGAACCGTGACGCTGCCGCTCATATTTCCTACGCTGTCGGCAGGGGCACTGATGGTATTTATGGCTTCATTTGCCGATTTCGGCACGCCAATGCTGCTTGGGCAGGGCTATAAAGTGCTGCCGATTCTGGCCTACGAGCAATTTATCAGTGAGATGGGCGGCAATCCCGCAATGGCCAGCACGCTGAGTGTTGTCATGATCTTTTTCTCAACGGCCGTTTTGTTTGGTCAGCGGTATTTTGTATCCCGCAAAAATTATTCCATGACCGGCATGCGAACCCCGACAGTGAAGAAGCTGAAGCGGATGCCAAAGGTTCTGTTGACCGTGCTGGCATTTATTCCAGCCTGTATATCCATTATGCCCCAGCTGACCGTGCTTGTGACCTCCTTCCTTGCGAAAAAGGGACCGGTGTTCCATAGCGGATTCAGTCTAGACAGCTATAAAGAAGTGTTCTTCCGTGTGCCCAAAGCGATCATGAATACGTACTCTTACTCTGTGTTGTCCATCATCGTCATGGTTATTGCTGGCATGCTCATCGCTTATATTCTCGTGCGGCGAAGGTCCAAATTCACGGCTTTTATCGACGGCATCATTATGATTCCCTATATCATGCCGGGCACCGTGCTTGGTATAAGTCTGATCATTGCCTTTAACAAGCCGCCGATAGTGCTGACCGGAACATGGATCATCCTTGTCATTGCCTACGTGATACGAAAAATCCCGTACACGATCAGGTCGAGTACGGCGGTTCTTCACCAGCTGGACCGAAGCGTGGAAGAGGCTTCGATCAGCCTTGGCGTGCCGCCGATGAAAACTTTCTTCAAAACGACGGGCCGGCTGATGGCGCCAGGCGTTATATCCGGAGCCATCCTCAGCTGGATTACAACGATTAATGAATTAAGCTCCACGCTTGTTCTGTATTATGGAGCAACGGCGACCATATCCGTCACGATCTACAGTGAGGTTTTTACCTCCAATTACGGCACCGGCGCCGCACTTGCCTCTATTCTTACGGTGACTACGCTTATATCGCTGCTGATTGCGAACAAGTTGTCGGGCAGCAAGGGGTTGTCCTTGTAA
- a CDS encoding ThuA domain-containing protein, giving the protein MANINVTVWNEYRHERHNDQIAKIYPEGIHRTIADFLGKDAQFVVRTAVLDDPEHGLTDEVLASTDVLIWWGHVAHGEVRDDIVEKVRQRVLDGMGIIVLHSGHGSKIFQRLLGTNTGALKWRDDGEKERLWIIDPSHPIVSGLGEYIEVPQEEMYGERFEIPAPDELVFVSWFEGGEVFRSGCCYKRGRGKLFYFRPGHEAFPTYHQPEIQQVITNAVAWAAPIQGAKASYGRVSPLEYKAFI; this is encoded by the coding sequence TTGGCTAATATCAATGTAACGGTATGGAATGAATACCGGCACGAGAGACATAATGATCAGATCGCTAAGATTTACCCTGAAGGCATCCACCGTACGATTGCTGATTTTCTGGGAAAGGATGCACAGTTCGTTGTACGCACCGCCGTACTGGATGATCCGGAACACGGCTTGACGGATGAGGTGCTCGCTTCAACGGATGTTCTGATCTGGTGGGGGCATGTGGCTCACGGCGAAGTGCGGGATGATATCGTGGAAAAAGTGCGCCAGCGCGTACTGGACGGCATGGGGATCATCGTGCTGCATTCCGGTCACGGCTCGAAGATCTTCCAGCGCCTTCTCGGCACGAATACAGGCGCACTGAAATGGCGCGATGACGGTGAGAAGGAGCGGTTATGGATCATCGATCCCAGCCATCCGATTGTTAGCGGACTTGGAGAATATATCGAGGTTCCGCAGGAAGAAATGTACGGTGAGCGCTTTGAGATCCCGGCACCGGATGAACTGGTGTTTGTCTCCTGGTTCGAAGGTGGCGAGGTATTCCGCAGTGGCTGCTGTTACAAGCGCGGACGCGGCAAGCTGTTCTATTTTAGACCGGGACATGAAGCATTTCCGACCTATCATCAACCTGAAATTCAGCAGGTAATTACGAATGCCGTGGCCTGGGCGGCACCGATCCAAGGTGCGAAAGCTTCTTATGGCCGGGTATCTCCGCTGGAATACAAAGCATTCATCTAA
- a CDS encoding response regulator, with product MFKILIADDEWMIREGLKQTINWEALNCVLVGEAADGEQAVQQIQAFQPDILISDIRMPGMDGLELAWSAQEFCPELKVIFLTGFDDFVYAQQAIKLKASDFVLKPTDPDTLVKAIDKVCKELVRTRQHASVMEQLQSWKRDRESLVVQKLIHDSMLGITDTVSLEMLKEWLEETAGLQKIRVAVVQMEEEGEERRHERWLHIKERLYARIYGPLIMIDELQRACIIPDDEGAVGMLKETVTGFGKALVYVGVSLSYGGLEQLDRAYQEALEVVRHRAASKQSGVSVYGDIEHLDNAAVHFAEGFRQVEAYIQHNFNEDISLQQLAARFHLSEAHFSRLFRKRLGVSFIEYLTRLRVEQAKRLLGDENVRIYEVSLAVGYQDSRYFSQIFRKYTGETPTEYRKRMLESHGM from the coding sequence ATGTTTAAAATTCTGATTGCCGATGATGAATGGATGATCCGCGAAGGATTGAAGCAGACGATCAATTGGGAGGCACTGAATTGTGTTCTGGTCGGTGAAGCGGCGGACGGAGAACAGGCTGTGCAGCAAATTCAGGCGTTTCAACCGGATATTCTCATCTCTGACATTCGAATGCCCGGCATGGACGGTCTTGAGTTGGCATGGTCCGCCCAGGAGTTCTGTCCAGAGCTGAAGGTGATTTTTCTTACCGGATTTGATGACTTTGTTTATGCCCAGCAGGCGATCAAACTCAAAGCCTCCGATTTTGTGTTAAAGCCGACAGATCCCGATACGTTGGTAAAGGCAATTGACAAGGTATGTAAGGAGCTTGTCCGGACGAGGCAGCATGCCAGCGTGATGGAGCAGCTGCAGAGTTGGAAAAGGGATAGGGAATCACTCGTTGTTCAGAAGCTGATTCATGACAGCATGCTCGGAATCACGGATACGGTCTCCTTGGAGATGCTGAAGGAATGGCTGGAGGAGACTGCCGGCTTACAGAAGATACGGGTTGCCGTGGTACAGATGGAGGAAGAAGGCGAGGAGCGGCGGCATGAGCGGTGGCTGCATATAAAGGAACGGTTGTATGCCCGCATTTACGGTCCCTTGATTATGATAGATGAACTGCAAAGAGCGTGCATTATTCCCGATGACGAAGGGGCAGTGGGCATGTTGAAGGAAACCGTCACCGGATTTGGCAAAGCGCTGGTCTATGTCGGGGTAAGTCTCTCATATGGGGGGCTTGAGCAGCTGGACCGAGCATATCAGGAAGCGTTAGAGGTTGTCAGGCATAGAGCAGCAAGTAAACAGAGCGGGGTGTCCGTATACGGTGACATCGAACATCTGGATAATGCTGCCGTGCATTTTGCCGAAGGGTTCCGGCAAGTAGAGGCGTATATCCAGCATAATTTTAACGAAGATATCAGCCTGCAACAGCTGGCTGCCCGGTTTCACTTGAGCGAGGCGCATTTCAGCCGTCTGTTCCGCAAACGGCTTGGTGTAAGCTTTATAGAATATTTAACCCGGTTAAGAGTAGAGCAGGCAAAGAGATTGCTGGGGGACGAGAATGTGAGAATTTATGAGGTTTCGCTTGCCGTGGGGTATCAGGATTCCCGTTATTTCAGTCAAATTTTTCGTAAATATACTGGAGAAACGCCGACGGAATATCGTAAAAGAATGCTGGAATCACATGGAATGTAA
- a CDS encoding ABC transporter substrate-binding protein: MVKRWLTAIASVIILLGVITACGAPATEGKGESDSSNSNSNSSAGTGKLTIYSPNAAEINNPIIKEFQDRTGISVDLISGGTGELLKRVQAEASNPLGDIFWAGGADSLASFSEYFEPYQTNEKGDIFPGYLDPSNYWTPFNALPMVITYNKELVSEDELPASWEDLLDPKWKGQIAFADPGKSGSSYTQLVTMLTAFGKDDEQGWEYVKKLVANMDGKILSGSSLVQRAVPDGEFALGITLEDAALRYMEGGSQIGIIYPSEGTSAVPDGAAIIKGTKNPDEAKQFIDFIVSKDVQELVQKEFKRRSVRDDVEPVEGLPQTADIELVDYDFSWASDNKEAVISRFNDIMMGKE; this comes from the coding sequence ATGGTGAAAAGATGGCTTACCGCAATCGCTAGTGTGATCATTTTGTTAGGTGTTATTACAGCTTGTGGTGCTCCTGCGACCGAAGGCAAGGGGGAGTCCGATTCCTCGAATTCCAATTCGAATTCCAGCGCGGGTACGGGAAAGCTGACCATTTATTCGCCGAATGCAGCCGAAATCAACAACCCGATTATCAAAGAGTTTCAGGATCGGACAGGTATATCCGTGGATCTGATCTCCGGCGGTACAGGGGAATTGCTGAAGCGTGTGCAGGCTGAGGCAAGCAATCCGCTCGGGGATATTTTTTGGGCAGGAGGAGCCGATTCCTTGGCATCATTTAGCGAATATTTCGAGCCGTATCAAACAAACGAGAAGGGTGATATTTTCCCGGGCTATCTGGATCCGTCCAACTATTGGACACCGTTTAACGCTCTCCCGATGGTAATCACTTACAACAAAGAGCTGGTATCCGAGGATGAGCTGCCTGCATCTTGGGAGGATCTGCTGGATCCCAAGTGGAAGGGGCAGATTGCATTTGCCGATCCAGGCAAGTCGGGCTCCTCCTATACGCAATTGGTGACCATGCTGACGGCTTTTGGTAAGGACGACGAGCAGGGGTGGGAGTATGTCAAGAAACTTGTGGCCAATATGGACGGCAAAATTTTGTCGGGTTCCAGTCTGGTCCAACGCGCGGTACCTGACGGTGAGTTTGCTCTCGGCATCACACTGGAAGATGCTGCGCTGCGGTACATGGAAGGCGGCTCGCAGATCGGCATTATTTATCCGAGCGAAGGCACTTCGGCTGTACCTGATGGGGCTGCAATCATCAAAGGAACCAAAAATCCGGATGAAGCGAAGCAGTTTATTGATTTTATTGTCAGCAAGGATGTGCAGGAACTGGTGCAAAAGGAGTTTAAGCGCCGCTCGGTTCGAGATGATGTAGAACCGGTGGAAGGCTTGCCTCAGACTGCGGACATCGAACTGGTTGATTACGACTTTAGCTGGGCTTCAGATAACAAAGAAGCCGTTATCAGTAGATTCAACGATATTATGATGGGCAAGGAATAG
- a CDS encoding AraC family transcriptional regulator gives MNADYVPRIKLMGFVSYKNPWIHFKRNTHEYILYFVKSGELHMRENGVSHVLKKGDLLVLEPHLDHEGTQKRPCDYYYIHFEHPDIHQAPERPLSLLAKQWIMGENQTAGKDDSRQLYFPKTCTLTQKKSLHHMYHALGEMLQLYRRKHFNRSLTALKFMEMLIELSRESLFDELEKNSPHTKSYMKVHALLDYIHEHYAEKIISSEIEQRFECNYDYINRVFVKLTGHTIMRYVNQVRINHAKELIEATHLSFGEIGYLTGLEDPFYFSKVFKKYVGMSPNQYYKQVREKE, from the coding sequence ATGAACGCTGACTATGTGCCAAGGATCAAACTGATGGGGTTTGTCTCCTACAAGAACCCCTGGATTCATTTCAAGCGGAACACACACGAGTATATTCTGTATTTCGTGAAGAGCGGCGAGCTTCATATGCGGGAGAACGGCGTTTCCCATGTGCTCAAGAAAGGCGACTTACTGGTCCTTGAACCGCATCTGGACCACGAGGGAACACAGAAACGTCCCTGTGACTACTACTATATTCATTTTGAACACCCCGATATTCATCAAGCCCCCGAGCGGCCCTTGTCCTTGCTAGCCAAGCAATGGATCATGGGGGAGAACCAAACGGCAGGCAAAGATGACAGCAGGCAGCTATATTTCCCCAAGACCTGCACGCTAACCCAGAAAAAAAGCCTTCATCACATGTACCATGCCCTCGGCGAAATGCTGCAGCTATACAGACGGAAGCACTTTAACCGCAGTTTGACCGCGCTCAAATTCATGGAAATGCTGATCGAGCTGTCCCGTGAGAGCCTGTTCGATGAGCTGGAGAAGAACAGCCCGCACACCAAGTCTTATATGAAGGTGCATGCACTGCTCGACTACATCCATGAACATTACGCCGAGAAAATCATCAGCTCGGAGATCGAGCAGCGATTCGAATGCAACTATGATTACATCAATCGAGTGTTCGTCAAGCTTACCGGCCATACGATCATGCGCTATGTGAATCAGGTTCGAATCAATCATGCCAAGGAGTTAATCGAGGCCACCCACCTCAGCTTTGGGGAGATTGGTTATCTGACCGGCCTGGAGGATCCGTTCTATTTCAGCAAGGTGTTCAAAAAATATGTCGGTATGTCCCCCAATCAATACTATAAGCAGGTCCGCGAGAAGGAATAA
- a CDS encoding sensor histidine kinase yields MNYWMDRLHAMELKTKLMLLFLLIAVIPLAVLGIFSIRKASSEIQTKANEIILENLSQINYSLNYFVEDIEQLSMYLYSNKDIQDILSKPAARSVEEKYRDQQTVAAILNSFLGFKSWDIQLYVLGENGDRYFTGKFIPSSYLRYNADWGLFRKARLAGGDVVWDSHYSLKKFEDYGTVLSSGRLLKQIDTGKPLGYFIVDIMEPALADKYERAYRYDGGEVYLLDDKGYIISSHLSKLEVGTRLEKPYLSTILQERKGFFRIMEQDIEHMVIYDTSDTHGFKLINVVPVSALTGESASIRNFTIFIVIFGVLISYCTAFLLSDYITRPLHKLRRLMRQVEKGDLEVTFDSKYRDEVGHLGGSFNRMLQRIKELINQVYEKQLKVQEAEIKAIHAQFTPHFLYNALDSINWMARIHRIEVISSIAVSLGSLLRFSIRRGNTVIPIREDMQQIRNYLTIQEIRYRDKITISVEIEEGILDLCIPKLLIQPLVENAINHGLEMKAGQGSLLISGRLAGERVLFVVEDNGLGIAPDKLQRILRGEYVSGEETSTTGIGLHNLLRRLELHFGHAYVLHIDSLPGQGTKVSLSIPIIREAVSDV; encoded by the coding sequence ATGAACTATTGGATGGATCGTTTGCATGCCATGGAACTAAAGACTAAGCTGATGCTGCTGTTTCTTCTGATTGCGGTCATCCCTCTCGCAGTGTTAGGTATTTTCTCCATTCGTAAAGCCTCTAGTGAAATCCAGACCAAAGCCAATGAAATCATTCTGGAAAACCTATCTCAAATCAACTACAGCCTTAATTACTTCGTCGAAGATATTGAACAGCTGTCCATGTATCTGTACAGCAACAAAGACATTCAGGATATTCTGTCCAAGCCGGCTGCTCGAAGCGTGGAAGAGAAATACCGCGACCAGCAGACGGTCGCTGCCATTTTGAACAGCTTCCTCGGTTTTAAATCATGGGATATCCAGCTGTATGTGCTCGGAGAGAACGGAGACCGTTACTTTACGGGAAAATTTATACCAAGCTCCTATCTACGTTATAACGCGGATTGGGGGCTTTTTCGTAAAGCAAGGCTGGCAGGTGGCGATGTTGTCTGGGATAGCCATTATTCCTTGAAAAAATTCGAGGATTACGGGACGGTCCTCAGCTCTGGCCGATTACTTAAGCAGATTGATACCGGCAAACCGCTGGGGTATTTCATCGTGGACATTATGGAGCCTGCCCTCGCGGATAAATATGAAAGGGCTTACCGGTATGACGGGGGAGAAGTGTATCTTTTGGATGACAAAGGATATATCATTTCCAGCCATCTCTCCAAACTGGAGGTCGGCACGCGCCTCGAGAAACCTTACCTTTCCACCATTCTGCAAGAAAGAAAGGGATTCTTCCGAATAATGGAACAGGATATTGAACATATGGTGATTTATGATACATCCGATACCCATGGTTTTAAATTGATCAATGTGGTTCCTGTAAGCGCTTTAACCGGTGAGAGCGCCAGCATTCGCAATTTCACGATATTCATTGTCATATTCGGAGTGTTGATCTCTTACTGCACGGCCTTCTTGCTGTCCGATTACATTACCCGACCGCTCCACAAGCTGCGTCGACTAATGAGGCAGGTTGAGAAGGGAGACCTTGAGGTCACCTTCGATTCGAAGTACCGGGATGAGGTTGGTCATCTTGGCGGAAGCTTTAACCGGATGCTTCAGAGGATCAAGGAATTGATTAACCAGGTGTACGAGAAGCAGCTAAAGGTGCAGGAGGCGGAGATCAAAGCGATTCATGCCCAGTTCACCCCCCATTTTTTGTACAATGCGCTGGATTCCATTAATTGGATGGCGCGGATTCACAGGATCGAGGTGATCAGCAGCATCGCGGTTTCGCTGGGCAGCCTGCTGCGCTTCAGCATCCGGCGAGGAAATACCGTTATCCCCATTCGTGAGGATATGCAGCAAATTCGCAATTATCTGACAATCCAAGAAATTCGTTATCGGGATAAAATTACGATTTCGGTGGAGATCGAAGAAGGCATTCTGGATTTATGCATCCCCAAATTGCTAATTCAGCCGCTGGTGGAGAATGCGATCAACCATGGACTCGAGATGAAAGCCGGTCAGGGTAGTCTGCTTATCTCCGGCCGATTGGCGGGAGAGCGGGTGCTGTTCGTGGTGGAGGATAACGGACTCGGGATAGCTCCGGATAAACTGCAGCGCATCCTGCGGGGAGAGTACGTTTCCGGTGAGGAGACCAGCACGACCGGAATCGGACTTCATAATCTCTTGCGGAGGCTGGAACTGCATTTTGGACATGCCTACGTTCTGCATATTGATAGCTTGCCGGGTCAAGGGACTAAGGTCAGTCTAAGTATACCGATTATACGGGAGGCGGTAAGCGATGTTTAA
- a CDS encoding protein phosphatase 2C domain-containing protein, producing MMKVQNLSIQGSGIWNEDALIINDQLQIYGVIDGATSLVPFRGSEGETGGRIASQLLKRYFEQISPEEKRNLEQLTREANRILGVEMQAHDIPTDSKDQLWTAGIAVIRITDHYIEYAQSGDCMIMGAYADGSVRMVTRDHVAHIDYESKLIWEQAVLAGVQSKDQLWELVKPRILKNKEKMNTARGYSVLNGRSDAEDFIEYGKINRIQLEELLLHTDGLYYPEKLVNGGRWTSEEILFRNIKSRGLKEYADWLVALEHSDPECITYPRFKLSDDKSAVLIRLG from the coding sequence ATGATGAAAGTGCAAAATTTGTCGATACAGGGGAGCGGTATCTGGAACGAGGATGCGCTTATTATCAACGATCAGCTGCAGATATACGGCGTTATAGACGGTGCCACTTCGTTGGTGCCGTTTCGAGGCTCAGAGGGGGAGACTGGCGGACGGATTGCCTCGCAGTTGTTAAAGCGATACTTTGAGCAGATTTCACCGGAAGAAAAGCGTAATCTGGAGCAGTTGACCCGTGAGGCCAATCGCATATTGGGAGTGGAAATGCAGGCGCACGACATACCGACCGATTCCAAGGATCAGTTATGGACGGCGGGAATTGCAGTGATCCGGATTACTGACCATTATATCGAATATGCTCAATCAGGCGACTGCATGATTATGGGTGCCTATGCTGACGGGTCTGTGCGCATGGTGACACGGGACCATGTGGCGCATATTGATTATGAATCCAAGCTAATCTGGGAACAGGCCGTCCTGGCCGGAGTCCAGTCGAAGGATCAATTATGGGAGTTGGTGAAGCCCCGCATTCTCAAGAATAAAGAAAAAATGAATACGGCCAGAGGCTACTCCGTTCTGAATGGACGCTCGGACGCGGAGGATTTCATTGAGTACGGCAAGATTAACCGGATTCAGCTTGAGGAGCTGCTGCTCCATACCGACGGACTCTATTATCCTGAAAAATTGGTGAATGGGGGCAGATGGACCTCCGAGGAAATTTTGTTCCGCAATATTAAGTCGCGGGGACTGAAAGAGTATGCCGATTGGCTGGTGGCGTTGGAACATAGCG
- a CDS encoding ABC transporter ATP-binding protein, which produces MSQVVFDHVTKYFGENKAVNDAHFSINEGEFFTLLGPSGCGKTTLLRTIAGFYKQEEGDIYFGSRVINDVPTHERNIGMVFQNYAIFPHLSVFDNVAYGLRARKISKRDIESRVMEALEMVELADLRDRIPGNMSGGQQQRIALARAIVIRPALLLMDEPLSNLDAKLRVKMRTDIRQLQKELNITTIYVTHDQEEALAVSDRIAVLSEGVIQQIASPRDIYQYPRNQFVANFIGTSNFLEGTCTPESGGDDGIGTIRLLGKETQLPIKQSYSGKVIFSIRPERVQISAEPSPTFAFEGIVQAVSFLGDKVSYLMKLEDGTFIDVHDYPGKTLSLFQEKQRLFLDFQLQRSVMYDSVGLEVIYRAGEA; this is translated from the coding sequence ATGAGTCAAGTGGTATTCGATCATGTTACAAAATACTTTGGAGAGAACAAGGCGGTTAATGATGCGCATTTTTCAATAAACGAAGGGGAGTTTTTTACCCTGCTGGGACCGAGCGGCTGTGGGAAAACCACTCTTCTCCGAACGATTGCCGGCTTCTATAAACAAGAGGAAGGGGATATCTACTTTGGCAGCCGAGTCATTAATGACGTGCCTACCCATGAGCGCAATATCGGGATGGTATTTCAGAATTACGCGATCTTCCCCCATTTGAGTGTGTTTGACAATGTGGCCTACGGGCTTCGCGCCCGGAAAATTTCGAAACGGGACATCGAGAGCCGGGTGATGGAAGCGCTGGAGATGGTGGAGCTGGCCGATCTCCGAGACAGGATACCCGGTAACATGAGCGGGGGACAGCAGCAGCGGATTGCTCTGGCAAGAGCAATTGTCATCCGTCCCGCACTGCTGCTAATGGACGAGCCGCTGTCCAATTTGGATGCCAAGCTCCGGGTGAAAATGCGGACCGATATCCGTCAATTGCAAAAGGAGCTTAATATCACCACTATTTATGTGACGCATGACCAGGAAGAGGCGCTCGCCGTTTCGGACCGGATCGCAGTACTGAGCGAGGGAGTCATCCAGCAGATCGCTTCCCCGAGGGACATCTATCAATACCCCCGGAATCAGTTCGTGGCCAATTTTATCGGTACTTCCAACTTTCTGGAAGGAACCTGCACGCCTGAATCGGGCGGTGACGACGGGATCGGAACAATACGATTGCTCGGCAAAGAGACGCAGCTGCCAATCAAACAATCTTATTCAGGCAAAGTGATTTTTTCAATTCGTCCCGAGCGGGTGCAGATCAGCGCGGAACCAAGTCCCACTTTTGCTTTTGAAGGAATCGTTCAAGCTGTCAGCTTCTTGGGCGATAAGGTGAGTTACTTAATGAAGCTTGAGGACGGGACCTTTATCGATGTACATGATTATCCGGGCAAAACCCTAAGTCTGTTTCAGGAGAAGCAACGGTTGTTTCTGGATTTTCAGCTTCAACGGTCCGTTATGTATGACAGCGTTGGCCTGGAGGTGATCTATCGTGCAGGCGAAGCTTAA
- a CDS encoding extracellular solute-binding protein: MLERKNRIWSKNGLIWIVFVLIIAGSLVVYSTYFRRLGHPPEQRIKEIERMECWIYSSEWEPILKSLQARYHEVEMNVRTFQSYEALHSELSAAISAGRAPQIAELNNAYGLAEWAEDGALVPIKLPGETTDLTASARNAFTFQGKLWAMPAGASIPVLYYNQDKLRNASFQRELEFADLEQLNEEISGWVRGLNHRNASIKWKQVMAVDENLAFVFLNMWGHPAEEERGERLLELLGAWNRLVFDSGVMFPLEHRLALSEFMDGQILLLVSSSQHMQWMDKYIAGKFNYGVVPLPGAVDQGVSPGFSAFAVLAGGGNRELAQELVNHIASPYIQDTLLDATGYMPVRQDSLDSLARQTAEGTRYNMLLRLVGNDDGIAPMSDDYRRWNRIDETLKALEIERRPDLEQKAADLLPLLP, translated from the coding sequence ATGCTGGAGCGGAAAAATCGGATTTGGAGCAAGAATGGGCTGATCTGGATTGTCTTTGTACTGATTATTGCCGGAAGTCTGGTCGTTTACTCGACTTATTTCCGGCGGCTCGGGCATCCGCCGGAGCAGAGAATCAAGGAAATTGAGCGAATGGAATGCTGGATTTACAGCAGTGAATGGGAACCGATACTTAAGTCCTTGCAGGCTCGTTATCATGAAGTGGAGATGAATGTGCGCACCTTCCAATCGTATGAGGCGCTGCATTCGGAATTGTCAGCTGCCATCTCTGCAGGACGTGCTCCGCAAATTGCGGAATTGAACAATGCCTACGGTCTGGCGGAATGGGCAGAAGACGGGGCGCTCGTGCCCATCAAACTGCCAGGTGAGACAACGGACCTAACGGCTTCAGCCCGCAATGCGTTCACGTTTCAAGGTAAGCTGTGGGCGATGCCTGCCGGTGCATCGATTCCGGTACTTTACTATAATCAAGACAAGCTTCGAAACGCAAGTTTTCAGAGAGAACTGGAATTTGCGGATCTTGAGCAATTAAATGAAGAGATTTCAGGCTGGGTGAGAGGTCTGAACCATCGCAATGCGTCCATTAAGTGGAAGCAGGTAATGGCTGTGGATGAGAATTTGGCCTTTGTTTTTTTGAATATGTGGGGCCATCCGGCAGAAGAGGAGAGGGGAGAGCGGCTGCTTGAACTTCTCGGGGCATGGAACAGGCTGGTGTTTGATTCCGGTGTGATGTTTCCTCTGGAGCACCGACTGGCTCTGAGTGAATTCATGGACGGACAGATTCTGCTTCTGGTATCAAGCTCGCAACATATGCAGTGGATGGATAAGTATATTGCAGGCAAGTTCAATTATGGCGTAGTTCCTCTGCCGGGAGCAGTGGACCAAGGGGTCTCGCCGGGCTTTAGCGCTTTCGCCGTGCTTGCCGGGGGAGGCAACAGAGAACTGGCGCAGGAGCTTGTTAACCACATCGCTTCCCCGTATATACAGGACACTTTGCTGGATGCGACAGGCTATATGCCGGTCCGTCAAGACAGCCTGGACTCGCTGGCGCGGCAAACAGCGGAGGGGACCCGTTATAACATGTTGTTACGGCTGGTCGGGAATGATGACGGGATTGCACCAATGTCTGACGATTACAGACGTTGGAACCGAATCGATGAAACACTGAAAGCCTTGGAGATAGAGCGTAGACCGGATCTGGAGCAGAAGGCGGCCGATCTGCTGCCCCTTCTTCCCTGA